From one Plasmodium malariae genome assembly, chromosome: 12 genomic stretch:
- the PmUG01_12073000 gene encoding conserved Plasmodium protein, unknown function yields MQKFIDKVKLQNLQDDNSANKIFLSKKIHFNNILKKKKVEEDKAEYTKLLKVVKEYYYTQLKRKALFTILTEYYKIQSLLCVFKFSDIRRKWKLVFLSFLKNKCTRKLTNCVTRSISIFTLASRRTNLKFRSFKILQNEFLNTKRVYLKIKKKRINNVIMNIFSAWLSLSTKSINNKFIRAYNYYILRKKKRIFQLWKRMIQDEKFFKNIDMIFLKLETIASSWRKK; encoded by the exons ATGCAAAAGTTCATTGATAAAGTTAAGCTACAAAATTTGCAAGATGATAATTCTGCTAATAAGATATTCCTGAGCAAAAAAATCCactttaataatattct gaaaaaaaagaaagtagaAGAAGATAAAGCAGAATATACTAAATTGTTAAAAGTTGTTAAAGAGTATTATTATACGcaattaaaaagaaaggccctttttacaatattaactgaatattataaaatacaaagtTTGCTGTGCGTTTTTAAATTTAGTGATATTCGAAGAAAGTGGAAACTTGTTTTTCTCTccttttt aaaaaataaatgcaccCGTAAATTAACGAATTGTGTTACTAGATCGATAAGCATTTTCACGCTTGCAAGTCGAAGAACAAACTTAAAATTCCGCTCCTTTAAAATTCTACAAAATGAGTTTCTGAATACAAAAAGAGTATACTTGAAA ataaagaaaaagagaattaataatgttatcatgaatatattttctgCGTGGTTGAGTTTATCTACAAAaagcataaataataaattcataagggcatacaattattatatattacgaaaaaagaagagaattTTTCAACTATGGAAAAGAATGATACAGGATgaaaagttttttaaaaacattgatatgatttttttaaagttggAAACAATTGCTTCCTCAtggagaaaaaaatga
- the CWC24 gene encoding pre-mRNA-splicing factor CWC24, putative: MFKKRTINKLKNRKKTGDIKDEEKNNEERKNDKEESPDANTVDYSDRRDVINKILNTKEKENSDDDDDVVCKYLFKKKMKNMNEQNSSHLTKKQHKIMVQSKSVNISETNAITQDKIYKGDFSNSKNYGFYEIDQDSKHDHRAIMERNIKIGEEILKGNLKDNIYRGKDAHEKALTINKDSLAKNKYTGLYGPVRNSGANVRVTLRIDYEPCICKDYKETGYCGFGDTCIYLHDRSDYKSGWKIEQEYQEKRKRDDALKKKKLEKWNEKMLKKLDDKLNNSLDNDNKQEFNNENGSDNNTEKSSNSSAVSSCSENENSTDNSSSDNENNLPFACVKCKKKWKLEMNPSVTECFHYFCEKCFMEMFKKNKKCFKCGLQLNGIMNSAQNIIDILNKKKPSK, from the coding sequence atgtttaagaAGAGgactataaataaattaaaaaatagaaagaaaACAGGAGATATAAAGgacgaagaaaaaaataatgaagaaagaaaaaatgataagGAAGAGAGCCCTGATGCTAACACTGTGGATTATAGTGATAGAAGAGACGTAATTAATAAGATATTGAAtacaaaggaaaaagaaaacagtGACGATGATGACGATGTTGTATgcaaatatttgtttaaaaaaaaaatgaagaatatgaatgaacaaaatagttcacatttaacaaaaaaacaacatAAGATAATGGTGCAGTCAAAAAGTGTAAATATTAGTGAAACAAATGCAATTACACAGgataagatatataaagGAGATTTTAGTAATTCCAAAAATTATGGTTTTTATGAAATAGATCAAGATTCTAAGCATGATCATAGAGCTATAATGGAAAGAAACATTAAAATAGgagaagaaatattaaagggtaatttaaaagataatatttATAGGGGAAAAGATGCACATGAAAAAGCATTgacaataaataaagatagtttagcaaaaaataaatatacaggACTATATGGCCCTGTAAGAAATAGCGGAGCAAATGTGAGGGTTACTTTAAGAATTGATTATGAACCTTGTATATGTAAAGATTACAAAGAAACAGGATATTGTGGTTTTGGAgatacatgtatttatttacatgaCAGAAGTGACTATAAAAGTGGTTGGAAAATTGAACAAGAATAtcaagaaaaaagaaaacgagATGATgcactgaaaaaaaaaaagttagaaAAGTGGAAcgaaaaaatgttaaaaaagtTGGATGATAAATTAAACAACTCTTtggataatgataataaacaAGAATTTAATAACGAAAATGGAAGTGATAATAATACGGAAAAATCATCTAATTCATCTGCTGTGTCTTCTTGCtcagaaaatgaaaattcaaCGGACAACAGTTCAAgtgataatgaaaataaccTCCCTTTTGCTTgtgtaaaatgtaaaaaaaaatggaaactTGAAATGAATCCCAGTGTTACAGAATGCTTCCATTATTTTTGTGAAAAGTGTTTTATggaaatgtttaaaaaaaataaaaaatgttttaaatgtGGATTACAACTAAATGGCATTATGAATTCAGCccaaaatattattgatattttaaacaaaaaaaaacctTCCAAATAA
- the HSP90 gene encoding heat shock protein 90, putative, protein MQNAYTANKIKLILCFVFVVFLKSSDKIETYNLGRNTDKLNYILNYRTPNRYNIDNKINKRFFKKKEFNGNAVKNFNDDVKTIREDMSADSSPIEKYNFKAEVNKVMDIIVNSLYTDKDVFLRELISNASDACDKKRIILENDKFMKEAQTVADSSGVKTDIEEKSTSEEGKGDGEIEKKEENEETNEIKKLIIKIKPDKEKKTLTITDNGIGMDKNELINNLGTIAQSGTAKFLKQIEEGKADSNLIGQFGVGFYSSFLVSNKVEVFTKKENQIFRWFSDLNGSFMVNEIKKYEQEYEDIKTSGTKIVLHLKEECDEYLEDYKLKELIKKYSEFIKFPIEIWSEKIDYERVPDDSVSLKDGDKMKMKTITKRYHEWEKINVQLPIWKQDEKQLTENDYYSFYKNTFKAYDDPLAYVHFNVEGQISFNSILYIPGSLPWELSKNMFDEESRGIRLYVKRVFINDKFSEAIPRWLTFLRGIVDSENLPLNVGREILQKSKMLQIINKRIVLKSISMMKGLKETGGEKWNKFINTFGKYLKIGVVEDKENQEEIAALVDFYSINSGDKKIDLDTYIENMKEDQKCIYYISGENKKTVQNSPSLEKLKTLNYDVLFSLEPIDEFCLSSLTVNKYKGYDVLDVNKADLKLKKEGDQNKTDSLDKLKMKYEILCRWLHNKFSHKVHEVRISDRLINSPALLVQGEMGISPSMQKYMKQQATAQGISENEMFGGQTANQPVLEINPNHYIIKQLNHLIQIDKMNSQNSEIAEQIFDIASMQGGYTIDDTGLFAKRVIGMMEKNAQTYLMNVQGDLDNTPSNTSSDKPAESSTFNSTDQGNDLTLTNVSQSVEGEKGINENTLQGSDSSGLSGGNTGGLSESSSNGISESSSNGISESSSNGISESSSNGISESSSNGISESSSNGISESSSNGISESSSNGISESSSSGVSESSLSGVSGNNLSGYNINENSLNENNMNKLDSKIYEVDRNVFNDKMLSSTDKTVL, encoded by the coding sequence atgcaaaatgcTTATACTgccaataaaataaaactaatattatgttttgtATTTGTTGTGTTTTTAAAATCAAGTGATAAAATAGAAACTTATAATTTAGGTAGGAATACAGATAAATTGAATTACATATTAAACTACAGAACTCCCAATAGAtataatatagataataagataaataaaagattttttaaaaaaaaggaatttaaTGGAAATgctgtaaaaaattttaatgatgATGTAAAAACAATTAGGGAGGACATGTCTGCAGACAGTTCTCCAATAGAAAAGTATAACTTCAAAGCAGAGGTTAATAAAGTAATGGATATCATTgttaattctttatatacAGACAAAGATGTGTTTTTAAGAGAGTTAATATCAAATGCATCAGACGCATGTGATAAGAAGAGAATAATATTGGAAAATGACAAATTTATGAAAGAAGCACAAACTGTAGCGGATTCGTCTGGAGTTAAAACCGATATTGAAGAAAAAAGCACTTCTGAAGAAGGGAAGGGAGATggagaaatagaaaaaaaagaagagaatgAAGAAACGAatgagataaaaaaattaataataaaaataaaacctgataaggaaaaaaaaacattaacaaTTACGGACAATGGGATAGGTATGGACAAAAATGAATTGATTAACAATTTAGGAACAATAGCTCAATCAGGAACTGcgaaatttttaaaacaaattgaAGAAGGAAAAGCAGATAGTAACTTAATTGGACAATTTGGAGTTGGTTTTTATTCGTCTTTTCTTGTTTCAAATAAAGTGGaagtttttacaaaaaaagaaaatcagATATTTAGATGGTTTTCTGATTTGAATGGTAGTTTTATGgtaaacgaaataaaaaaatacgaacAAGAATATGAAGATATAAAAACTAGTGGAACCAAAAttgttttacatttaaaagaagaatgTGATGAATATTTAGAAGATTATAAACTAAAagaattgataaaaaaatattccgaGTTTATTAAATTCCCAATTGAAATATGGTCAGAAAAAATTGATTATGAAAGAGTTCCAGATGATTCTGTTTCTTTAAAAGATGgagataaaatgaaaatgaaaactaTTACAAAAAGATATCATgaatgggaaaaaataaatgttcaGTTACCTATATGGAAACAAGATGAAAAACAGCTGACTGAAAATGATTATTATagcttttataaaaatacatttaaagcATATGATGATCCATTAGCATATGTTCATTTTAATGTAGAAGGTCAAATTTCATTTAactctattttatatatacctgGCTCTCTTCCGTGGGAATTgagtaaaaatatgtttgatGAAGAATCAAGAGGAATTcgattatatgtaaaaagagTTTTCATTAATGACAAGTTTTCAGAAGCCATACCCCGATGGTTAACCTTTTTAAGAGGTATAGTAGATAGTGAAAATTTGCCTTTAAATGTAGGAAGagaaattttacaaaaatcaaaaatgctacaaattattaataaaagaattgtTCTTAAGAGTATTAGTATGATGAAAGGCTTAAAAGAAACTGGAGgagaaaaatggaataaatttattaacacatttggaaaatatttaaaaataggtGTAGTAGAAGATAAAGAAAATCAAGAAGAAATTGCGGCTTTAGTAGACTTTTATTCAATTAATAGTGGagacaaaaaaatagatCTTGATACGTATATAGAAAACATGAAAGAGGatcaaaaatgtatatactaCATTTCaggggaaaataaaaaaacagttCAAAACTCTCCATCGCTAGAAAAACttaaaacattaaattatgatgttttattttccttagaACCAATAGATGAATTCTGTTTATCTTCCTTAAcagttaataaatataaaggtTATGATGTTTTAGATGTAAACAAAGCGGAcctaaaattaaaaaaagaaggtgATCAAAACAAAACGGATAGTttagataaattaaaaatgaaatatgaaaTTCTATGTAGATGgttacataataaattttcacaCAAGGTACACGAAGTTCGAATTTCAGATCGATTAATTAATTCCCCTGCTTTATTAGTTCAAGGAGAAATGGGAATATCCCCTTctatgcaaaaatatatgaaacaGCAAGCAACTGCTCAGGGAATTTCAGAAAATGAAATGTTCGGTGGTCAAACAGCAAATCAACCAGTGTTAGAAATTAACCCAAaccattatattattaaacaattaaatCATTTAATACAAATAGATAAAATGAATTCACAAAATTCTGAAATTGCTGAACAAATTTTTGATATTGCGTCGATGCAAGGAGGTTATACCATAGATGACACAGGACTTTTTGCAAAAAGGGTTATAGGAATGATGGAAAAAAATGCACAGACTTATTTAATGAATGTTCAAGGTGATCTAGACAATACTCCTTCAAATACATCCTCCGACAAACCTGCAGAAAGCAGTACGTTTAATTCTACGGATCAGGGGAATGATTTAACTCTGACCAACGTTAGTCAAAGTGTCGAAGgtgaaaaaggaataaacGAAAACACTTTACAAGGAAGTGATTCAAGTGGATTAAGTGGTGGCAACACAGGTGGTTTAAGCGAAAGTAGTTCAAATGGGATAAGCGAGAGTAGTTCAAATGGGATAAGCGAAAGTAGTTCAAATGGGATAAGCGAAAGTAGTTCAAATGGGATAAGCGAGAGTAGTTCAAATGGGATAAGCGAGAGTAGTTCAAATGGGATAAGCGAGAGTAGTTCAAATGGGATAAGCGAAAGTAGTTCAAATGGGATAAGCGAAAGTAGTTCAAGTGGGGTAAGCGAGAGTAGTTTAAGTGGGGTAAGCGGAAATAATTTAAGTGGATATAACATAAACGAAAATagtttaaatgaaaataatatgaataaattggactccaaaatatatgaagtaGATCGAAATgtttttaatgataaaatgcTTAGCAGTACAGATAAGACAGTATTATAG